One genomic segment of Synechocystis sp. LKSZ1 includes these proteins:
- the urtA gene encoding urea ABC transporter substrate-binding protein, whose amino-acid sequence MTQGLGRRKFLLYGGAALGTSILLKACQNNTPTETTTGASPAAGGGETIKVGILHSLSGTMAISETTVVDAEKLAIDEINAAGGVLGKKIEYVQEDGASDWPTFAEKARKLIDQDKVVTIFGCWTSASRKAVLPVFEEKNHMLWYPVQYEGQECSKNIFYTGAAPNQQIEPAVDWLLENKGKEFFLVGSDYVFPRTANTIIKEQLKAKGGKTVGEDYLPLGNTEVTPIITKIKQALPNGGVIFNSLNGDSNVAFFKQIQAAGLKPDKYPVMSVSVAEEEVRQIGKEYLVGHYAAWNYFQTVDSPANTKFVDAFRAKYGADRVTNDPMEAAYIMVYLWKQAVEKAGTADDLEKVRTAAIGQEFDAPEGPVKMYPNHHISKTVRIGQVRDDGLFNIVWATKEPVAPIPWNQYVPETKGYTCDWTRTDIKPPDTPGKFKAS is encoded by the coding sequence ATGACACAAGGATTAGGAAGAAGAAAATTTTTACTGTATGGTGGCGCTGCGCTGGGTACGAGTATTCTGCTCAAAGCCTGCCAAAACAACACCCCCACCGAAACCACTACTGGCGCTAGCCCAGCAGCCGGCGGTGGAGAAACCATTAAAGTTGGCATTCTGCACTCCCTCAGTGGCACCATGGCCATCAGTGAAACCACGGTGGTCGATGCAGAAAAACTGGCCATTGATGAAATCAATGCTGCTGGCGGTGTTCTCGGTAAAAAAATTGAATACGTTCAAGAAGACGGAGCCTCCGATTGGCCCACCTTTGCGGAAAAGGCCCGTAAATTGATCGACCAGGATAAAGTCGTCACTATTTTTGGCTGTTGGACCTCTGCTAGCCGTAAAGCAGTACTGCCAGTCTTTGAAGAGAAGAATCACATGCTCTGGTATCCCGTCCAGTACGAGGGCCAAGAATGTTCTAAAAATATCTTCTACACCGGGGCGGCTCCTAACCAACAGATCGAACCGGCGGTGGATTGGCTCTTGGAGAACAAAGGCAAGGAGTTTTTCCTGGTGGGTTCCGACTACGTCTTTCCCCGGACAGCCAACACCATCATCAAAGAACAACTCAAGGCCAAAGGCGGTAAAACCGTTGGAGAAGATTATCTCCCCCTAGGGAATACGGAAGTTACGCCGATTATCACCAAAATTAAGCAGGCCCTGCCCAACGGGGGGGTTATTTTCAATAGCTTGAACGGTGACAGTAACGTAGCCTTCTTCAAGCAAATCCAGGCGGCGGGCCTCAAGCCCGACAAGTATCCCGTCATGTCCGTTAGTGTGGCGGAGGAAGAAGTACGACAAATTGGTAAGGAGTATCTGGTGGGTCATTATGCGGCTTGGAACTATTTCCAAACCGTTGACTCCCCGGCCAATACCAAGTTTGTTGATGCCTTCAGGGCTAAGTACGGGGCTGACCGGGTGACCAACGACCCCATGGAAGCCGCTTACATCATGGTCTACCTCTGGAAGCAGGCCGTGGAAAAAGCGGGTACAGCCGATGACCTGGAAAAAGTCCGCACAGCGGCTATTGGCCAGGAATTTGATGCCCCCGAAGGCCCGGTTAAAATGTATCCCAATCACCACATCTCTAAAACGGTTCGCATTGGCCAAGTTAGGGATGATGGCCTATTCAATATTGTCTGGGCTACCAAAGAACCCGTTGCCCCAATTCCGTGGAACCAATACGTTCCGGAGACTAAGGGCTATACCTGTGATTGGACTCGCACGGATATCAAACCCCCGGATACTCCCGGTAAGTTTAAAGCGTCCTAA